A DNA window from Streptomyces parvus contains the following coding sequences:
- the mshD gene encoding mycothiol synthase produces MTTDAPLPAPGREIQTLDALGSAQAEAVLALLSEAAASDGRQAVSEQGRLRIRGGHRDGVRHFLLTVDGTLAGYAQLEDTDPVEAPAAELVVHPDRRGNGHGRALGAALLAATGKRLRVWAHGGTAAARHLAQVLGLSLFRELRQLRRSLIPLDLAEPVLPEGVTVRTFEPGRDDAAWLAVNRAAFAHHPEQGSLTQQDLDDREAEPWFDPKGFFLAERDGEIVGFHWTKVHAEEQVGEVYVVGVLPEAQGGGLGKALTSIGLHHLAAEALPTAMLYVDADNTAAVTVYERMGFTTHEVDLMYRTES; encoded by the coding sequence ATGACGACTGACGCACCCCTCCCCGCTCCCGGACGCGAGATTCAGACCCTCGACGCACTCGGCTCCGCACAGGCCGAGGCCGTCCTCGCCCTGCTCTCCGAGGCGGCCGCGTCCGACGGCCGGCAGGCGGTCTCCGAGCAGGGCAGGCTCCGGATCCGGGGCGGACACCGCGACGGCGTACGGCACTTCCTGCTCACCGTCGACGGCACGCTCGCCGGATACGCCCAGCTCGAGGACACCGACCCGGTCGAGGCCCCGGCCGCCGAGCTGGTCGTCCACCCCGACCGGCGCGGCAACGGACACGGCCGCGCGCTCGGCGCCGCCCTCCTCGCCGCGACCGGCAAACGGCTGCGGGTCTGGGCGCACGGCGGCACCGCCGCGGCCCGCCACCTCGCCCAGGTGCTCGGCCTCTCCCTCTTCCGCGAACTGCGCCAGCTGCGGCGGAGCCTGATCCCGCTCGACCTCGCCGAGCCGGTCCTGCCCGAGGGTGTGACCGTACGGACCTTCGAGCCGGGGCGGGACGATGCCGCCTGGCTCGCCGTGAACCGCGCGGCCTTCGCCCACCATCCGGAGCAGGGGTCGCTGACCCAGCAGGACCTGGACGACCGCGAGGCGGAGCCCTGGTTCGACCCGAAGGGCTTCTTCCTGGCCGAGCGGGACGGGGAGATCGTCGGCTTCCACTGGACGAAGGTGCACGCCGAGGAGCAGGTCGGCGAGGTGTACGTCGTCGGGGTCCTGCCGGAGGCCCAGGGCGGCGGCCTCGGCAAGGCGCTGACCTCGATCGGCCTGCACCACCTGGCCGCCGAGGCGCTGCCCACCGCGATGCTCTACGTGGACGCGGACAACACGGCGGCCGTGACGGTGTACGAGCGGATGGGCTTCACCACGCACGAGGTGGACCTGATGTACCGCACGGAGTCCTGA